Proteins encoded in a region of the Quercus lobata isolate SW786 chromosome 8, ValleyOak3.0 Primary Assembly, whole genome shotgun sequence genome:
- the LOC115957892 gene encoding transcription factor SPT20 homolog, translated as MEDQCSPLSWEFSYHEEGMEELRHSLLYTTFELETTLLAAKEEITKREYELIHVKDLLSRTIKERDEAESRCKNLMLEKFMLQEQLQQKQQQQQLQLQQQRQQQQQQQQLQQQQQQTASNNEDDSKGTDSSKHFASSDSDENIISSPGTDPILQPPLPQPLPSQATLKLVPKRPLPEKGKLLQAVIEAGPLLKNLLLAGPLPQWQHPPPQLNSIEIPPVAISSPTPRLLQQDSCINFNGGFNSKSNSL; from the exons ATGGAGGATCAATGCAGTCCTCTTAGCTGGGAATTCAGCTACCATGAAGAG GGAATGGAGGAGTTAAGGCATTCTCTCTTGTACACAACCTTTGAGCTAGAGACAACACTTTTAGCAGCTAAGGAGGAGATTACAAAAAGAGAATATGAACTGATTCATGTCAAAGATCTTTTGAGCAGGACCATCAAAGAGAGAGATGAGGCAGAGTCAAGATGCAAGAATCTAATGTTGGAGAAATTCATGCTTCAAGAACAACTACAACAAAAGCAGCAACAGCAGCAACtacaactacaacaacaacgacaacaacaacaacaacaacaacaactacaacaacaacaacaacaaactgCTTCAAACAATGAGGATGACTCAAAAGGCACTGACTCAAGCAAGCATTTTGCCTCTTCTGACTCTGATGAAAACATCATTTCATCTCCGGGTACAGACCCAATTCTCCAACCACCATTACCACAACCATTGCCATCACAAGCAACCTTGAAACTAGTACCCAAGAGGCCACTGCCAGAGAAAGGGAAGCTCCTGCAGGCAGTGATAGAAGCTGGTCCGCTCCTGAAAAACCTCCTCCTGGCTGGACCACTCCCTCAGTGGCAGCACCCACCTCCTCAACTTAACTCCATTGAGATTCCACCTGTTGCCATTTCATCACCTACGCCGCGCCTTTTACAGCAGGACTCTTGCATCAATTTTAATGGTGGTTTTAATAGCAAGTCTAATTCTCTGTGA
- the LOC115958629 gene encoding SHUGOSHIN 1: MDAATVLDSENCVALARDDKTKGMVKGSKIGSAPRKRLADISNLQQRPRPVDQEVKKLPVSLTTKEYIEKLQRENLTLMKILADRNKTIELSGMELQKLRLNLQKVQQQNLQLAQANSQMLAELNSGKDRLKALYHELGCKNGLLKARKLEKVKEKMLICQDKGNKVGLTECDEAAQAGESSQADKGDCKPCNTNRRRQSKKQSLGPTTTKPVHAKENVEKKRCLRRQSSRFNSEEPEPTEDLFEIDKASGPTSLKPVHAEENVGNKRRCLRRQSARFKSIEPEQTEDLFEIDSAKFPVSPVHDDLVHESGQMLSGLSVKEEDEGNTALRFEAQENRRSSVGRPLRRAAEKVQSYKEIPLNIKMRRNE; the protein is encoded by the exons ATGGACGCTGCCACGGTTCTTGATTCAGAAAATTGTGTTGCTCTTGCTCGAG ATGATAAGACAAAAGGAATGGTAAAGGGTTCAAAAATTGGAAGTGCCCCAAGGAAAAGGCTTGCTGACATAAGCAACTTGCAGCAGCGACCTAGACCAGTAGACCAAGAGGTGAAAAAACTTCCTGTATCACTTACAACTAAGGAGTACATTGAAAAGCTACAGAGG GAAAACTTGACATTGATGAAGATTCTTGCTGACAGAAA TAAAACTATTGAACTGAGTGGCATGGAGTTACAGAAACTTAGACTCAATCTGCAGAAAGTGCAGCAACAGAATTTGCAACTTGCCCAAGCAAACAGCCAGATGTTGGCG GAACTTAATTCAGGTAAAGATAGG CTAAAAGCACTTTATCATGAGCTTGGATGCAAAAATGGCTTGCTCAAAGCAAGAAAACTGGAAAAG gtCAAAGAGAAAATGTTAATTTGTCAGGATAAAGGAAATAAG GTAGGTTTAACTGAGTGTGATGAGGCAGCTCAGGCAGGGGAATCCTCTCAAGCAGATAAGGGGGACTGTAAACCTTGTAATACAAACCGGAGAAGGCAATCCAAAAAACAAT CTTTGGGTCCCACCACTACTAAACCAGTACATGCTAAAGAGAATGTTGAAAAGAAGAG GTGTTTGAGAAGGCAATCCTCTAGGTTTAACTCTGAAGAACCTGAACCAACCGAAGACTTGTTTGAGATAGATAAGGCTTCGGGCCCTACTAGTCTTAAACCAGTCCATGCTGAAGAGAATGTTGGCAATAAGAG GCGTTGTTTGAGAAGGCAATCTGCAAGGTTTAAATCTATAGAGCCAGAACAAACTGAAGACTTGTTTGAGATAGACAGTGCCAAATTTCCTGTCTCTCCTGTACATGACGATCTGGTGCATGAAAGTGGTCAAATGTTATCAGGACTGTCGgtcaaagaagaagatgaaggaaataCTGCCCTAAGATTTGAAGCTCAAGAAAATCGAAGATCTTCAGTTGGAAGGCCATTGCGACGAGCAGCTGAGAAGGTTCAGTCCTATAAGGAAATTCCACTTAACATAAAGATGCGGCGAAATGAGTGa